The genomic stretch CCCCAGACCCACGTTATTATCCGGTCCTCTGAGTGGTGGTTCACACACCCTTTGTGGGTTTTCATCTATGTTGGTGACTAAGTGGATGGGTTCAGCTCTGAGTGCTGTGGTATGAAGGTCACTTGTATGTGACTTGACTTTATGTGACAGAGgacattgtgtgtatgtgtggctAAGACGTGGTGGGACAAGGTGTGGGCTGTGTGACTGTTGTATAAATATACATGAGACCTGGTATGTAGAAGGCacttgtgtgtgtctgtgtatgccTAGCTGTGTGAAACAGTTATGAGCTAatgtgagtctgtgtgtgtgtgtgtgtatgagagagagagagagagagagagagagagagagagatattgaTGGACTGATTGATTCCTGGAtatgctagctatttcaatatcCCAGAAGCTGGGGTGATTTCCGAGAAGACATTCCTCCTCACCTACTGCCCTGAGCCCAGCCACCCCTGTCCAATCCACTAGCGATGCCAGCCCTCTCAGCTTTCCCTCCCTGAGTGGGGACTTCCTAAAAGATAAGTCAAGTCAAGCAGGTAGAATAAAGTCCTTCTTTTCTCAGGCTGGGGCCTTAAACGTCCCCTCCCTGATCCACTATTGGATGTGGGTGGGAGAGAGGGCTGTTGGGGTAAGCAGCTCCCCCTTCTCCACTGCTATCTACGGGGTGACGCtatctgccccaccccccacccacctctcCCCATCCCTGCAGGCAATTCCAGTCTTACTTTGCCTGGGCCTCCAACCAGTGACAGCAAATGGCTCCTTTGGTACAGTCTCCATCTGAGTGCCACTTCCCTCCCCATCAAATGCCTCAGGCAGCCAAGTTTCAGCAGGGGAAGTCCCGGCACACCCTCTGCCAGTcagcttccccccacccccccccccccatgaggAGAGGGCGTCTAGAGGGACCACACTGCAATGCTGAGGAAGTTGCCATGGAAACCCAGGCAGGATGGCGCGCTGATAGGGGAGGAAAGTGCTCCATGTTCTCTGCAAGGTTGAGGAGGGGAGCTGGCGTCTGGTGGAGAGCCCTCTGAACCGGAGGTGCGCAGACACAGGGTGGGCTCTTGCTGCACACTTCGGGGGCTCCTCTGAAGACCTCGCTCTCACAGCCAGAGTCAGTTCAGGTCAACTGAGCAGTCCCTCTCTTGCTCTTGCTTCCTAATGGGCTCTCCATCTCTTCATGGTCAGACCGGCCTTGAGAAGGGATTGAGTTTGAGAGGGGCTGGGCTTCACATGGGTTTTTGATAGTCTGTGAAGGTGTTGGAGAGCTGGGTCATAGGGTCTGAGGGTGATAGGGTCTGTGAGGGTACCTGGAAGAGGGAAAGTAAATCTGGGATTCCCATAGAAGGCAAACTTTCCAGACTAGAGAGGGTGGAACACTTAATCCTTTGGGGCAAGGACTGAAAGGGAGTGGGAGATGGGTGTCAGGGGAGTCTGACAAGAGGAGGGCTGCAGGGCTGGGAATCTGCCAAGTGGTTCCCACACCCaccatcctggctctgcctccagCCATCTCTCTAGTCTGCTTCATCTGTGTCCCTGCCCTGAGCAGAGCCAGGTGTCTCAGGCTGCAGACCAGCCCTAGAGGTCACTTCAGCCATGCCCCTGCCTCCGGTCAGAGCTGCCCCTCACCCTGCCCTTTCCAAGAAGGTGACTTTGGCAGCCTTTTCCGAGAAGACTGGTTTGTGACCTgaccttcttccctctctctgcttGGGGCGGGAGGGTCACAGAAGGGACCACCAAGAAACTGCGCAGCAATATCCGGCGGAGCACAGAGACCGGCATTGCGGTGGAGCTGCGAAGCCGGGTCACGCGCCAGGGCAGCCGGGAGTCCACCGACGGGAGCACCAACAGCAACAGCTCTGAGGGCACGTGCGTGCAGCCCCCGCAGCCGCGCATCCCTTTCCCACGGCCCCCgccttcctccctgcctccttgTTCCTGTAGTCACCCGGTTTGGTTTGGAGCTGAGAAGTCTTGGGTTGCTgtggtctctctgcctctctccatcCCCCTCTCCTAGCGATCAGGTACCTGGGCCCTCTGTCTTCCTGTAGCtccaggctgctctttcccatcTGAATACTTGGGTGGTCCAGGAACGGTTATTTCCTTCTGTATCACTTGATGATAATGACAGCAGCGACAATAACGCCCTTTATTGTTTCCTGTGGGTCGGGAACTTTCCAGGCCCCAGCTCCCCTCCTCCTCATCATAACCCTGTTAATTGGGCATCAAGTCCTTCTCGCAGGTAAGGCAAGTCTCTCACCTTTTGgagcctcagtgttctcatctgtaaaattgggtaATAGCTCCTACCACACAGAGTGGCCgaaaggattaaatgatataaaatgcCCTTCACACTTTGTGTAGAATGGGCACCTGGTTAGCTTTTCCATCACTATCAGTTCGTGGCGTTATTTGTAGCATACACACGCCCCCCAGTCATGGACCGCCCATGGTCACTGCCATTGATCTCAACCCTATAATTACGTTATTTCGGTCTCAGTTGCTGTTTTGGGCACCACCTCACATTATTGACTCGAATATCAGACTTAAAGTCAGCTCAAATTTCAGCTTGGAACTTCTTCCAGGCATAGGGGCTTCTGACCCGTGTCTCTGGTTCTTGCCATTAACACCCCCCAGTGAGGACACAGGTATCTATCAAGCCCTGCATTTTAAGGACCACCTAAGAAATCCCTGGTCCTTCAGGATTAAATACCTTCATGATGTTATTCTTATTAGCGTCTTTCTGAAGTGACCTGTAAGTAATTTTTGTTTACGCTTCTAACCTAAAATTTGCCATTTGAACCTTTTTCAAGTGTACGGTTCAGtggcgttaattacattcacgttTCTGggctgccatcatcaccatctactaccataacttttccatcaacccaaacagaaactcctttTCTGCAGTAATTCTCCATTCCCCCCGTCCCGCCactgtaacctctaatctacttgctgtctctatgaatttgcatattctagataaTTCATATATGTGTAATCTAACAATAGTTATTCATCCTTTCACTGAGTCTAatgttttcaaagtattttttttttgaagttttactGTGTTTATTGAAAGTATAAATAATGTTCCATTAAAGTACCTTCAAATTCTCTCTCTTCCACCTTAAGATGTCTCCATATCTTTACATCCCACCTCCTGGCTAGGACTAATCCCTGGACTTGCACTGTTGATTCTTCTCtggcttctttatttctttttaaggacTTTGTTCCTTTGTCTCCCTTGTCTCTTTATCCTCATTGTCTTGATTGACTCATTACACAATCTATgtacatggaaaaatatattttaaaccattttttaatCTGGTTTCTTCTTCAatcttctcatttctctcatGATATTTGGAagtgaagggaaaaataatactATAATTAACATCTCTCATTTTTTAACCAGAATACCCAAGTTTACtaccaaagtatttttttttatgtgcAGAAATGAACAGTTCTTTTTGTCCCCCACTAGAATGGTTCACTTGCATTATGcagaggagaaactgaggcacaaaggggCGAGCTCAGTGCCCAGGGGGTAGAACAACTGCAtcctgctgccccctccctccccgcccccccaccTCAAGGCTGCCCAGACACCCTCACAcacccctccctcttccttctctagGTTCATCTTCCCCACCACCCGGCTGGGGGCCGAGAGCCAGTTCAGCGATTTCCTGGATGGGCTAGGGCCAGCCCAGATCGTGGGGCGACAGACGCTGGCAACACCGCCGATGGGTGAGTCCTCGTGGGCGCCACGTAGGAGCTCAGCAGGGCCCCTGATGCGATGGGAGCAGCAAAAAGGAGCCCTCACTTGGGTTTTTGTGCCAGCAAAAAGGAGTCAGCACAGCCGTCGTCATTCCCCCTGACAAAGGAGAGGGGTTCCAGCTGTTCTCAGCGGCTACCTTGCAGTCTTACAGCCCATGCCTGCCTCTCCTCCCCACTCACTCACCCACTCTCTACTGCTTACTGAGGGCCGGGCATTGCTTAGGGGTGGGCACACGATGGTGAGCAAAAAGTCACAGCATCTGCTTTCATGGAGTTTATTCCATCACTCATTCTCCatgtgacctcgggcaagtcaTTTCCcttcttggagcctcagtttcctcatctgtaaaatgggaataacaccCACCTTGGTTCTGCAAAATAATGGCTATTTATTGAATTCCTATTAGATGCCTTGCATGAGTGTTTAACTCCTAGGAACTGTGTCTTATTTGACTTGTTACTCGCAGCACAGTGCCAAGAACCTAGAAGCCTTCTAGTAATTTTCCCATCCTTCTTCCCTGCAGCTAGGAAGTACTTCCTAAATCTAAGCTTGGTCATCTTAGCTGCAGTTCTGATTCATTTCGTGAGCTCTCAGATCAGCGcattccctgcctccctcctccatTCCCAttccccccctcctccccataTTGGCCTGTTGGCTTCAAGCAGCTCCTCCCCAGGCCTGGTTTCCCAGAGATGCctcctttcttctacctccttTCCCATCAGTCTGACCTGAGCAGGGTCTGGCCAAGATGTCCCCACTCAGAGGACTCCTTTGCCCTCCTCTGGACAGTGCTTGATCTTTCACCCTCATAGCAGATGAGGAAGCCGAGGGGCAGACAGGGCCCTGCAGTGTCACGCTGTGGAGCTGGGGTTCCATTCCAGGCCTGGACTCTGTCTGTTGTCCTTCCCTGTCTGAAAAGTGATCACATGGGAAGCCCTGTCTGCTGGAAGAGGGCCCACAGGGACTCTCAGAGGGTGAAGGTCCGCTCCCATCTGACTCTTGAGTTGGGTCTGGCTGATTCCCAGCTCTTGCTCCCAGCTCATAAGGGCCTGGGGAgccttccccccacctcccccaccccatgctcTGGGTCCAGCCATGGTGTGGAGGCAGAGAAGAGTCAACCACTCTTCTGGTCAGTGAGCCACTACAGCCAAGATCGTTTGTGTGTGGTGCCCCCTCGTGCCCCAAAATGGGAAGGACAGGTTTGCATTCACTTACCTTGTTAGGAATGGCAGACATGAAGGAGATTAATTTCTGAGACTCGGCCTCCTGCCCCATGGGGAGGTCAGGATTAGCTGGTAGGTGGGAGGTGAACTCTGTCCCAAGCATGCAAATGCAAACAATTGCATGATGGCTCACAGAATCTAAAACAGGTGGCCAAACCCAAAATCTGGCCTATTTTAATTTGTCTGGATCAGGCTTATGATTTTTGACCCTCTTGAAGGATGTCCCAAGTGAACAATAcaaaatttcaaattcttctgaCCCCTGTTAAACAAAGCTGAGAGTTCCCAGAAATCAGGTAACTCACATGACTCCACACACACAACCCTTCCCCAGCTGGAAAGTCCATCTCCTGGGAGCGTGGTGGGGAGGCCTCTGTACCCAGGAAGTCTGCcggccttctctccctcctttggcAAAGGTGCCTACGTAGTAAGAACCAGGCCCTCATTCCCAGATAAGGCCTCATGCCCTGGGCAGGCTCAGGGCTTGGTATCTCTTCAAAGCgatgttctttaaatatttgtccaACGTATATTTAGGGAAACAGTGAGGATTGCTGTGTAGGGAAAGTGGGAGGAGAGCCACTGAGCCTGCAGCCTCCCATCTGTCTTCTGGAGCAGTTCATTTCTGCTCCCAAACTAGCCTAGTTTGCTCAGTAAAACAGAAGTTCCCAGCTTAGCTGACCAAGATGGAAGTTTAGCAGCCATTTGCTGTTACCCAAGCATGTAACCCCAAGTGACCTATCAAAGTATTTCCCAGCTTAAAGTGGTCTCCCAAGAGGAGTTCTGGCACACGCTGTTTTCTCCACCTTGTTTCCTTTCTGATGATGTAGCATCCTCTGCAGGCTGGCATGCCAGTCTAGACTGTCCTCTGCCTGGACTGTCCCTCTCCTCCCTTGCAGGGGATGTGCACATTGCCATCATGGACCGGAGCGGCCAGCTGGAGGTGGAAGTGATTGAAGCTCGGGGTCTGACCCCCAAACCAGGCTCCAAATCCCTCCCAGGTGAGGCTGAGCAGCTGGGGAGGGATTTTGGAAATgggggcctggcagggaggggcatgcaGCTGAGCTCTGGGTCTAGCAAATCCCATTGGCCTGAATCCATATTCTCGGCACTGGAGTTGTGGCTTGCCTCAAAGACCAGTGAAGAGGGGTGtgaggagctggggaggatgGATGAGTCAGTGTTTGAGTCAGCCTCTTCCATGCTGTCCACCGGTCAGCTCACCCTAGTCAACCTGCTCACCTCCGGGATCACCTGGAGGTTAGGCAGTGGGGCAGGTCATAGCAGCCTCTCTGGGACCCCCTCCCCATGCTCTCTCCCATCCCTCAGCCACCTATATCAAGGTTTATCTGCTTGAGAATGGGGCCTGCTTGGCCAAGAAGAAGACAAAGGTGGCCAAGAAGACCTGTGACCCCCTGTACCAGCAAGCTCTGCTCTTTGACGAGGGGCCCCAGGGCAAGGTGCTGCAGGTGAGTGttaggggtgggtgggggagacCCTCAGAGGCTGGAAGTTGTAATTTAAAGACTTTTCATTTTATGATTTGTCCTGTGCCTGGCACTGTACAGGTGCATTAATATTCATTACTCATTTCTTTTCAGACCCCAGTGAAGTATCATTGCCCCCAGTTAATTTGTAAGAAAACCAAAGTCTACAAAGGATTGGTCAGGTTACACAGCTAGTAGATGGGCCCAGGATTTGCTTGGCCACTGCCTTCTCCTGCACCTGACAAttgccaatatttattgaacatctgctCAGTGCCAGGATTGTGTTGGGTGCTGTCCAAATGTGAATCCATTTAGTCGCCACAATGCTCCTGTGCAGGAGAAATGATTGTCCCATTTGACAAAGAGGAAACAGTctcagagagatgaagtgactGGTTGAGGTTTCAGCTAGTGGGGTGCAAGTCAGCTCTCATCCCGACGGCTTTAGGGCAGCACAGCCCTTCTGCACACCTTCTGCTGTTTGCCCCTTGCCGcagccctgggagggaggggttACCATGCCTGTTTTgtagatgaagagactgaggtgCACCAGCACGGTGGTGAATTAGTCTCTGCACTCAGTCCTGAGGTCCAATTCCAGCTCAGCTCCTTACTGGCTGTGGGTGGTGTGTTGGGACGATTAAAT from Choloepus didactylus isolate mChoDid1 chromosome 2, mChoDid1.pri, whole genome shotgun sequence encodes the following:
- the RIMS3 gene encoding regulating synaptic membrane exocytosis protein 3, encoding MFNGEPGPASASASRNVVRSCSISGEICGAQQAGGGAGVTTAKKRRSSLGAKMVAIVGLTQWSKSTLQLPQPEGTTKKLRSNIRRSTETGIAVELRSRVTRQGSRESTDGSTNSNSSEGTFIFPTTRLGAESQFSDFLDGLGPAQIVGRQTLATPPMGDVHIAIMDRSGQLEVEVIEARGLTPKPGSKSLPATYIKVYLLENGACLAKKKTKVAKKTCDPLYQQALLFDEGPQGKVLQVIVWGDYGRMDHKCFMGMAQIMLDELDLSATVTGWYKLFPTSSVADSTLGSLTRRLSQSSLESATSPSCS